A DNA window from Anastrepha ludens isolate Willacy chromosome 6, idAnaLude1.1, whole genome shotgun sequence contains the following coding sequences:
- the LOC128868306 gene encoding KAT8 regulatory NSL complex subunit 3 isoform X4 — MEHSYTRDNTRAIGSVSTGLSPARKILVRRTPQCPSCHTHPLEEHDFDDCNQANVPSYNEIGAKEAMNECSRIAKYVKNNNPDDDDWELHVNQIGWSNMQKTLFSKVANILDNDQLGRLANVNRQNEPMQRRVVVDKSASRMRRALAYVAWDSRLTQWLHCLLMDSLPSTYMASYLDILQTLKSKLPNLMDKMLFGRPLNVSQELLAPVMKNKWEPIVNTKVRKLTQNAVIVALPSVPTSGPIPNRLQKWYHQLASITQIVQVTLPSNVSHITRQPLEQVAEQIVSLTRVKIQELRNENSQRSIILIGFNAGAGLALQVAVSENVACVVCMGFAYNTFNGVRGTPDDRILDIKIPILFVIGQNSAKTSTEEIESLREKMQSETSLVVVGSADDVLRVPKSRRKLDNVTQSMVDAMVVDELYEFIKKMLTNPPGPRVPTTITSLVHTKQGRNAMGNISSGSSAEGNTKVGVIQRKRKNDALSSDQDQTPTKSKCVQSMGRPRTRPLNVPSSAPAKVTQATLKVGSTKATQQQQKKSQISPSSSITNDDLNMAIQSILGDSNEEDGSILNSSTESSQRAQKLVTNYEIVAPSKSTPIKTALLNPLQKQVLPAGAKIKMIPSNQFVQLKPPLQSQSKIYTIKTASMQQNTASGSTSIGSIVSTSPNCNTAGQHQQQIFTLKSPNGQTTQFVTAAPPGQGQQKYTVVKNTSGGTTLQLAGVKTTATTSVSGVSTSNVDLSNIIDMPIVFADNDGNLSDSVAVSAVTTKPANTSGVGQLIISQKIMKEANASASNTTGIMSTSPKTGGGTYIINKTTGSPVLQHTNQTANKQNKVVFINRNTMKPCPNIISRSNVAQQLPKYTKVVVTNPKTSATTLVPRPATHLSSATSSGSSVNTPIVSSVKQVNLQALKSPVSIGARQTSGILNVSTKSLPQVQIISTTAGGAAITPTVGNNTNTGPSTVISGGSGVLADRPHIRNIVVKPGGLKQIPPQLKTQLLNRNLTVRKLVNIVPATKAVGASSTSPGVTIVAQTTAVSQDSINSGVTSTSTSIQTSPKVITLNPINPSVPIGSTASANSNSAAD, encoded by the exons ATGGAGCATAGTTATACGCGAGACAACACTCGGGCTATAGGAAGCGTTAGCACCGGTTTGTCACCGGCTAGGAAAATTCTAGTTCGACGTACTCCACAGTGCCCTTCCTGCCATACCCATCCACTTGAAGAGCATGATTTTGATGACTGCAATCAGGCAAATGTGCCTTCGTACAATGAAATCGGAGCTAAAGAAGCCATGAATGAGTGCTCTCGTATTGCCAAATACGTTAAGAACAATAATCCTGACGATGATGACTGGGAATTACATGTTAATCA AATTGGATGGAGTAACATGCAAAAGACCCTTTTTAGTAAAGTTGCAAATATTTTGGACAATGATCAGTTAGGACGTCTGGCGAATGTCAACCGACAAAACGAGCCAATGCAACGTCGTGTTGTAGTCGATAAGTCAGCTAGTCGTATGCGTAGGGCTCTAGCATATGTCGCTTGGGACTCACGTCTCACACAATGGTTGCATTGTCTGCTAATGGATTCTTTGCCATCGACTTACATGGCCTCATATTTAGATATTTTACAAACTTTAAAATCAAAACTACCAAACCTGATGGATAAAATGCTATTTGGACGGCCACTAAATGTGAGCCAGGAGCTCTTGGCCCCGGTAATGAAGAATAAATGGGAGCCCATTGTTAATACGAAAGTGCGCAAACTAACACAGAATGCAGTTATTGTTGCTTTGCCCTCTGTACCTACCAGTGGTCCAATACCAAATAGGCTTCAAAAATGGTATCATCAATTGGCAAGCATAACGCAGATTGTACAAGTAACACTTCCTTCAAATG tAAGCCATATAACTCGGCAGCCATTAGAGCAAGTTGCCGAACAAATAGTCTCACTTACAAGGGTAAAAATACAGGAGCTTCGGAATGAGAACTCCCAACGTAGCATCATATTGATAGGTTTTAATGCAGGTGCTGGTCTAGCTTTGCAAGTGGCTGTATCAGAAAATGTAGCATGCGTGGTGTGTATGGGATTCGCATACAATACATTTAACGGAGTGCGTGGTACTCCAGATGACCGAATATTGGACATAAAAATTCCAATTCTTTTTGTGATTGGTCAAAACTCGGCGAAAACCAG cACGGAAGAAATTGAGTCACTACGTGAAAAAATGCAGTCGGAAACTTCTTTGGTGGTGGTGGGGAGCGCTGACGACGTTTTACGTGTTCCTAAAAGTCGTCGCAAATTAGATAATGTTACGCAGTCTATGGTGGACGCTATGGTTGTG GATGAACTTTatgagtttattaaaaaaatgctaacAAATCCGCCTGGACCACGTGTGCCTACCACAATTACAAGTTTAGTACACACTAAGCAGGGACGAAATGCAATGGGTAATATCTCCAGTGGAAGTAGTGCTGAAGGGAACACCAAGGTTGGAGTTATACAACGCAAGCGTAAGAATGACGCTTTGAGCTCTGACCAAGATCAGACGCCGACGAAAAGCAAATGTGTTCAATCAA tggGTCGTCCGCGCACACGACCCTTGAATGTGCCGAGCTCTGCGCCAGCCAAGGTTACGCAGGCGACATTGAAGGTTGGCTCTACAAAGGcaactcaacaacaacaaaagaagtcgCAGATATCACCTAGCTCTTCTATCACTAACGATGATCTCAACATGGCCATACAATCGATATTGGGCGATTCAAATGAAGAGGATGGTTCGATACTTAATTCTAGTACAGAATCTTCCCAACGAGCACAGAAACTTGTGACGAACTATGAAATTGTTGCACCATCAAAGTCGACTCCAATAAAAACAGCATTATTAAACCCTCTGCAAAAGCAGGTGCTCCCAGCTGGTGCTAAAATAAAGATGATACCATCAAATCAATTTGTACAACTCAAACCGCCGCTGCAATCACAATCGAAAATCTATACAATTAAGACCGCGTCAATGCAGCAGAACACCGCTTCCGGAAGTACATCTATAGGGAGCATTGTTTCAACATCGCCAAACTGCAACACTGCAGGACAGCATCAACAGCAGATCTTTACTCTTAAGTCTCCGAATGGTCAAACGACTCAGTTTGTAACAGCCGCACCCCCTGGACAAGGCCAACAAAAATACACGGTTGTGAAAAATACAAGTGGTGGCACCACACTTCAACTGGCCGGTGTAAAGACAACGGCTACGACGAGCGTCTCAGGCGTATCGACTTCAAATGTGGACTTATCAAATATCATAGATATGCCAATTGTGTTCGCTGATAATGATGGCAATCTCTCTGATTCTGTAGCTGTATCAGCTGTAACTACCAAACCAG CTAATACCTCCGGTGTTGGCCAACTGATTATAagtcaaaaaattatgaaagaggCCAATGCTTCTGCATCTAATACCACCGGTATTATGTCTACATCTCCCAAGACTGGGGGTGGTACATACATAATCAATAAGACTACCGGTAGCCCAGTTTTACAACATACAAATCAaaccgcaaataaacaaaataaagtagttTTCATCAATCGCAATACAATGAAACCATGCCCGAATATCATATCTCGATCAAATGTTGCACAACAATTGCCGAAATATACCAAAGTTGTTGTTACCAATCCGAAAACATCTGCAACAACACTTGTGCCACGTCCAGCAACGCACCTATCATCAGCTACGTCCAGTGGTAGCAGCGTTAATACACCAATTGTTTCTTCGGTAAAACAAGTAAATTTGCAGGCACTAAAGTCTCCAGTGAGCATTGGTGCTCGTCAGACATCAGGCATATTGAACGTTTCTACAAAGTCTCTACCACAAGTGCAAATTATTAGCACAACTGCCGGTGGAGCGGCTATTACGCCAACTGTGGGCAATAATACTAATACGGGCCCTTCGACAGTAATAAGTGGTGGCAGCGGTGTACTAGCAGATCGACCCCATATTCGAAATATTGTTGTAAAACCTGGTGGCTTGAAGCAAATCCCACCTCAATTGAAGACGCAGCTACTCAATCGCAACTTGACGGTACGCAAGTTGGTGAATATTGTACCGGCCACAAAGGCAGTCGGTGCTTCCTCAACTTCACCTGGTGTAACAATAGTAGCGCAAACCACCGCTGTATCACAGGATTCCATTAATAGTGGAGTCACTAGTACATCAACGTCTATTCAAACCTCGCCAAAGGTGATCACTTTAAATCCGATCAATCCCTCGGTTCCCATAGGAAGCACTGCATCTGCCAATAGCAATAGCGCTGCTGATTGA